The following proteins are encoded in a genomic region of Nonomuraea muscovyensis:
- a CDS encoding DUF5997 family protein gives MTSSKPKTIQTMKPETAAKKLGVLLSATPAEFQAGVVSRDELNALQSTPPAWLADLRRNGPHPKQVVAAKLGISISGLSRGGITGPLTTAEIDALKAENPVWLERERSIQAETRKEALRLKQR, from the coding sequence ATGACCTCGTCCAAACCGAAGACCATCCAGACGATGAAGCCCGAGACCGCGGCCAAGAAGCTGGGTGTCCTCCTCTCGGCCACTCCCGCCGAGTTCCAGGCGGGTGTCGTCTCCAGGGACGAGCTGAACGCGTTGCAGTCGACGCCACCCGCCTGGCTCGCTGACCTTCGCCGCAACGGCCCGCACCCGAAGCAGGTCGTCGCCGCGAAGCTCGGCATCTCCATTTCCGGCCTGAGCAGAGGCGGGATCACCGGACCGCTCACCACCGCTGAGATCGATGCGCTGAAGGCGGAGAACCCGGTGTGGCTGGAGCGCGAGCGGTCCATCCAGGCCGAGACCCGCAAAGAGGCACTCCGGCTCAAGCAACGCTAG
- a CDS encoding LysR family substrate-binding domain-containing protein translates to MTDGETGRVFRLAYVPGVTPAKWVNVWTERMPGVPVALVTVPASEVVALLREGGADAGFVRLPVDRDGLSVIPLYVETTVVVVPKDHAVTAADEVAIADLTDDEVFHPLDDTLEWTVRPGLPALTRPATTADAIELVAAGTGLLLVPQSLARLHHRRDLTYRPVPDAPQSQVALAWPTDATTDLVEDFIGIVRGRTVNSSRGRASASPAEKPAQRQAPKPAQNRSGRRAAPASRKRKGHRPR, encoded by the coding sequence GTGACTGATGGGGAGACCGGCAGGGTGTTCCGGCTGGCGTACGTGCCCGGGGTGACACCCGCGAAATGGGTCAACGTCTGGACCGAGAGGATGCCCGGCGTGCCGGTTGCCCTGGTCACGGTTCCCGCCTCCGAGGTGGTGGCACTCCTGCGGGAGGGCGGCGCCGACGCCGGATTCGTCAGGCTGCCGGTCGACCGTGACGGGCTCAGCGTGATTCCTCTCTACGTGGAGACCACGGTGGTCGTGGTGCCCAAGGACCATGCGGTGACCGCCGCCGACGAGGTGGCCATCGCCGACCTGACCGACGACGAGGTGTTCCATCCTCTGGACGACACCCTCGAGTGGACGGTCCGGCCCGGGCTGCCCGCGCTCACCCGCCCGGCCACGACGGCGGACGCGATCGAGCTGGTGGCGGCCGGCACCGGGCTCCTCCTGGTTCCGCAGTCGCTGGCACGCCTCCACCACCGCAGGGATCTCACCTACCGGCCGGTGCCGGACGCGCCGCAGTCCCAGGTCGCGCTGGCCTGGCCCACGGACGCGACCACCGACCTGGTGGAAGATTTCATCGGCATCGTCCGCGGCCGGACGGTGAACAGCTCACGCGGCCGCGCCTCCGCCTCCCCTGCGGAGAAACCGGCACAGCGGCAGGCCCCAAAACCCGCACAGAATCGCTCCGGCCGCCGGGCCGCGCCGGCCAGCCGCAAGAGGAAGGGCCATCGGCCCCGGTGA
- a CDS encoding TROVE domain-containing protein, with translation MAKFNNTPTKAAVSSPVKSAATPSGRTHEGAPGYSRDAKGELFLLAVANMAGENTFYEKAGDRDERFRALAHEVAVEDGEWLARFLPWLRSEANMRSAPVVAALEAVKARLGAGMQGLNRQLVDSVLQRADEPGEALAYWTSTYGRAIPKPVKRGVADAVQRLYTERSLLKYDTDTKGYRFGDVIDIVHPSPDPARRWQGDLFQHALDRRHNRDKEIPATLSTLIQRERLMALPVDQRREVLARPDVRELLTLAGITWEALAGWLQGPMDAAAWEAVIPSMGLMALTRNLRNFDQAGVSDEVAAPVAARLADAEEVRRSKQFPFRFLAAYKHAPSLRWAYPLEQALGHSLANVPALTGRTLILVDRSGSMFDGVSARSGLNRADSAAVFGVALAMRAESADLVEFGTSSRPVSYSAGDSVLRVVERFGNLGGTDTAEAVRAHYRSHDRVVIVTDEQAWAGNHGADPTRQVSLNVPVYTWNLAGYQYGHGPSGKRHRHTFGGLSDAAFRMIPLLEAGKNADWPF, from the coding sequence ATGGCGAAGTTCAACAACACACCCACCAAGGCCGCGGTATCCAGCCCGGTCAAGTCGGCGGCGACGCCGTCCGGCCGTACGCACGAGGGAGCTCCCGGGTACTCGCGGGACGCCAAGGGTGAGCTGTTCCTGCTAGCCGTCGCCAACATGGCGGGGGAGAACACCTTCTACGAGAAGGCGGGTGACAGGGATGAGCGGTTCCGGGCGTTAGCCCATGAGGTCGCGGTCGAGGACGGCGAGTGGCTGGCCCGCTTCCTGCCGTGGCTGCGCTCCGAGGCGAACATGCGGTCGGCTCCCGTCGTCGCGGCGCTGGAAGCGGTCAAGGCACGGCTCGGCGCCGGTATGCAGGGGCTGAACCGGCAGCTCGTCGACTCGGTGCTCCAGCGCGCGGACGAGCCGGGGGAGGCGCTCGCCTACTGGACGTCCACCTACGGCCGGGCCATCCCCAAGCCCGTCAAGCGGGGTGTGGCCGACGCTGTGCAACGGCTGTACACCGAGCGGAGCCTGCTCAAGTACGACACCGACACCAAGGGCTACCGGTTCGGCGACGTCATCGACATCGTCCACCCCAGCCCGGACCCGGCGCGACGCTGGCAGGGCGACCTGTTCCAGCATGCTCTCGACCGGCGCCACAACCGGGACAAGGAGATCCCGGCGACCCTGTCGACGCTGATCCAGCGGGAGCGGCTGATGGCGCTGCCCGTCGACCAGCGCCGCGAGGTCCTCGCCCGGCCGGATGTCCGCGAGTTGCTCACCCTTGCCGGTATCACGTGGGAGGCGCTGGCGGGCTGGCTGCAGGGGCCGATGGATGCTGCGGCGTGGGAGGCGGTCATCCCGTCCATGGGGCTGATGGCGCTTACCCGTAACCTGCGCAACTTCGACCAGGCGGGCGTCTCCGACGAGGTCGCCGCGCCTGTGGCGGCGCGACTGGCCGACGCGGAGGAGGTGCGCCGGTCCAAGCAGTTCCCGTTCCGGTTCCTCGCCGCCTACAAGCATGCCCCGTCTCTGCGGTGGGCCTACCCGCTGGAGCAGGCTCTCGGCCACTCGCTGGCCAACGTTCCCGCCCTGACCGGCCGCACGCTGATCCTGGTGGACCGGTCGGGGTCGATGTTCGACGGGGTCTCGGCGAGGTCCGGGCTCAACCGCGCCGACTCCGCCGCGGTGTTCGGTGTGGCGCTGGCGATGCGCGCCGAGTCGGCCGACCTGGTCGAGTTCGGCACCAGTTCCCGGCCCGTGTCCTACAGCGCGGGTGACTCGGTGCTGCGGGTGGTGGAGCGGTTCGGCAACCTCGGCGGCACCGACACGGCCGAGGCGGTCCGCGCTCACTACCGCAGCCACGACCGTGTCGTCATCGTCACGGACGAGCAGGCGTGGGCCGGGAACCACGGTGCCGACCCGACCAGGCAGGTGTCGCTGAACGTTCCCGTCTACACGTGGAACCTCGCCGGCTACCAGTACGGGCACGGCCCATCCGGGAAGCGGCACCGGCACACCTTCGGCGGCCTGTCGGACGCGGCGTTCCGGATGATCCCTCTGCTTGAGGCCGGCAAGAACGCCGACTGGCCGTTCTAG
- a CDS encoding ROK family protein, giving the protein MSASSSFVVALDVGGTSMKGGLVSDSGAVLLSERRPTPREQGPEAVVAAIRDFIGHLAASGDGRPAGVGLAVPGLVSADTALYAANLGWKNVPAGDFTPLDVPILLGHDVRTGGLAESVLGAGRGVPDFLFLPIGTGIAGAMIVHGEPYGGASGWGGEIGHIPVFPDGEQCACGQFGCLETYASAASVGRRYSLRSGQEGVRAEQVVASDDPMAIEVWDEAVEALSLALATYTLLLDPSMIVLGGGLAEAGPALLDPVRTRLVKRLTFRDAPPLRPAALGVDAGMLGAALLGWRAADRPDLGPGWTVDVRAEPLVS; this is encoded by the coding sequence GTGTCCGCATCTAGTTCGTTCGTCGTGGCGCTCGACGTCGGTGGCACGTCCATGAAGGGCGGCCTGGTCAGCGACTCCGGCGCGGTGCTGCTGAGCGAGCGACGTCCCACTCCGCGCGAGCAGGGCCCCGAAGCCGTCGTGGCCGCCATCCGCGACTTCATCGGCCACCTGGCCGCCTCCGGCGACGGCCGCCCGGCGGGCGTCGGCCTGGCCGTGCCCGGACTGGTGTCGGCGGACACCGCCCTCTACGCCGCCAACCTAGGCTGGAAGAACGTCCCCGCCGGCGACTTCACCCCGCTCGACGTGCCCATCCTGCTGGGCCACGACGTCCGCACCGGCGGGCTCGCCGAGAGCGTCCTCGGCGCCGGGCGTGGCGTGCCCGACTTCCTGTTCCTGCCCATCGGCACGGGCATCGCCGGCGCCATGATCGTCCACGGCGAACCGTACGGGGGCGCCTCCGGCTGGGGCGGCGAGATCGGCCACATCCCGGTCTTCCCCGACGGCGAGCAGTGCGCGTGCGGCCAGTTCGGCTGCCTGGAGACGTACGCCTCGGCGGCCTCCGTCGGCCGGCGCTACAGCCTCCGCTCGGGCCAGGAAGGCGTACGGGCCGAGCAGGTGGTCGCCTCCGACGACCCGATGGCCATCGAGGTGTGGGACGAGGCCGTCGAGGCCCTGTCGCTGGCGCTGGCCACGTACACGCTGCTCCTCGACCCATCCATGATCGTCCTGGGCGGCGGGCTGGCCGAGGCCGGCCCCGCCCTCCTCGACCCCGTCCGCACCCGCCTGGTCAAGCGCCTGACCTTCCGCGACGCCCCGCCCCTGCGCCCGGCGGCGCTCGGCGTGGACGCCGGCATGCTCGGCGCGGCCCTCCTCGGCTGGCGCGCCGCCGACCGCCCGGACCTGGGACCGGGGTGGACGGTGGATGTGCGAGCGGAGCCGTTGGTGTCGTAA
- a CDS encoding peroxiredoxin — protein sequence MTHPAAVGAQAPDFELQDQHGTPVRLSDLRGRKVVLVFYPLAFSGVCQSELAALRDLPADAQVLAVSVDSVFAQRAWADREGYAFPLLSDFWPHGQVARAYGVFDEVKGHARRGTFVIDGEGVIRWSVVNPIGQARDVAAYVEALAGIS from the coding sequence ATGACACATCCGGCCGCGGTGGGCGCCCAGGCTCCGGACTTCGAGCTTCAGGACCAGCACGGCACTCCGGTGAGGCTGTCGGATCTTCGGGGAAGGAAGGTCGTGCTGGTCTTCTACCCGCTTGCCTTCAGCGGGGTGTGCCAGAGCGAGCTGGCCGCCCTGCGTGACCTCCCCGCCGACGCGCAGGTGCTCGCCGTGTCCGTCGACTCGGTCTTCGCCCAGCGGGCCTGGGCCGACCGCGAGGGTTACGCGTTCCCGCTGCTCTCCGATTTCTGGCCACACGGACAGGTCGCGCGGGCGTACGGTGTCTTCGATGAGGTGAAGGGTCACGCTCGGCGGGGCACCTTCGTCATCGACGGCGAGGGCGTGATCCGCTGGTCGGTGGTCAATCCGATCGGGCAGGCGCGCGACGTCGCCGCCTACGTCGAGGCACTCGCCGGCATCTCTTAA
- a CDS encoding DUF3052 domain-containing protein: MSATAGQAQGERGLAERLGLKPGQVVQEIGWDEDVDDELRDSIEDLTGNELLDEETDDVVDVVLLWWRDGDGDLFDVLSDAMRALADGGQIWLLTPKAGREGHVEPSDIGEDATTAGLSQTSSISAAPDWSGTRLVTPKGRR; encoded by the coding sequence GTGAGCGCGACCGCGGGTCAGGCGCAGGGCGAGCGCGGCCTGGCCGAACGACTCGGCCTCAAGCCGGGTCAGGTGGTGCAGGAGATCGGTTGGGACGAGGACGTCGACGACGAGCTTCGCGACTCCATCGAGGACCTGACCGGCAACGAGCTGTTGGACGAGGAGACCGACGACGTCGTCGACGTGGTGCTGCTCTGGTGGCGTGACGGCGACGGAGACCTCTTCGACGTCCTGAGCGACGCCATGCGTGCACTCGCCGACGGCGGCCAGATCTGGTTGCTCACTCCCAAGGCCGGACGCGAGGGCCACGTGGAGCCGAGCGACATCGGGGAGGACGCCACGACCGCGGGTCTCTCGCAGACCAGCAGCATCTCCGCAGCCCCCGACTGGTCGGGGACCAGGCTCGTGACACCCAAGGGCCGGCGTTAG
- a CDS encoding secondary thiamine-phosphate synthase enzyme YjbQ gives MRSQIISVTTGSRETVHDITAECAAFAREQGQDGLLHVFVPHATAGVVLMELGSGSDDDLLAALRDLLPADERWRHAHGSRGHGRSHVMPAMIPPYATVPVLDGRLALGTWQSIALVDLNVDNAQRQVRLSFLAD, from the coding sequence GTGAGATCCCAGATCATTTCCGTGACCACGGGTTCGCGCGAGACGGTGCACGACATCACCGCGGAGTGCGCCGCGTTCGCGCGTGAGCAGGGGCAGGACGGGCTGCTGCACGTCTTCGTCCCGCACGCGACCGCCGGCGTGGTCCTCATGGAGCTGGGATCGGGCAGCGACGACGACCTGCTCGCCGCGCTGCGCGACCTGCTGCCCGCCGACGAACGGTGGCGGCACGCCCACGGCTCGCGGGGCCACGGCCGCTCGCACGTCATGCCGGCGATGATCCCGCCGTACGCCACCGTCCCCGTGTTAGACGGTCGGCTCGCACTGGGCACCTGGCAGTCGATCGCGCTCGTCGACCTGAATGTCGACAACGCGCAACGCCAGGTTCGCCTGTCATTTCTGGCCGATTGA
- a CDS encoding DUF1918 domain-containing protein has translation MNATVGDRLLVHGNTVGERDRSGVIIEVQGADGGPPYIVRFDDGHTGLVFPGPDAVVVPQ, from the coding sequence ATGAATGCGACGGTAGGCGACCGGCTCCTCGTACACGGCAACACGGTGGGGGAACGGGACCGGAGCGGGGTCATCATCGAGGTGCAGGGCGCCGACGGCGGCCCGCCCTACATCGTGCGGTTCGACGACGGTCACACCGGGCTGGTCTTTCCCGGCCCCGACGCCGTCGTCGTGCCTCAGTAG